The Tistrella bauzanensis genomic interval CATGGCGCAGGGTCTCAACGCGGGGCCCCGGCCGGGCCACGCGGGCGGCCAGCACCCGGTCGAGCCGGGCGCGCGCAGGATCGACGGTTTCGGCGGCGATCAGCCGGTCGCCCGGCCGCATCGCCAGCGCCGCGATCAGCGGCGACCCCGGATATCGCCGGCGCAGGCCGGTGGGGCCACGGCCGTCATCGACCAGATCCAGCACCGCGCGCAACGCCCCGATCAGCGCCGGCTCGCCCGGCTCCGGCCGGTCGGCCAGCCGGCCGATGCCGCCGGCCGCCTCGGCGCTGCGCAGACTTTCGGGCGATTCCAGATCATAGAGGCCGCTGCCGGCATGGCTGTCGATCACCACAAACGGCTTCGCCTTGCGCGCCAGATGGGCGACCGAGGCGGCAAGGGCCGCGTGCTTGACGATGTCGGCGAAATTGCCGGCATGGAAGTCATGGGCATAGTTCATCGCGGACTTGCGTGCCTTGTGAGGGATGAAGGGTCGGGATGTGGTGCCGGGCTCAGCGCGCCACCAGCGGTGTGAAGAACAGATGCGCGCCGCCATCCACCAGCAGGGTTTCGCCGGTGACATGGGTCATGTCAACCAGTCCCAGAATGGCGCGGGCGATGTCGTCCGGCTCGGCGGTGCGGCGCAGCGGCGTGGTCCGCTCAAGCTTCGCCTTCTGGGCGTCATAGCGGTCGGCACCCATGCCCTCGCGCAGCCAGCGGCCCTGAATGAACCCGGGGCAGACCGCGTTGACCCGGATCTCAGGCCCCAGCACCCGGGCCAGCGACAGGGTCATGGTGTTCAGTGCCCCTTTCGATGCCGCATAGGCCACCGACGATCCCACCCCGGCGACGCCGGCGATCGACGATACATTGACCACCGCCCCCTGGCCCGACCGCTTCAGCGCCGGTGCGCAGGCCCGGGTCATCTGGAA includes:
- a CDS encoding 23S rRNA (adenine(2030)-N(6))-methyltransferase RlmJ; amino-acid sequence: MNYAHDFHAGNFADIVKHAALAASVAHLARKAKPFVVIDSHAGSGLYDLESPESLRSAEAAGGIGRLADRPEPGEPALIGALRAVLDLVDDGRGPTGLRRRYPGSPLIAALAMRPGDRLIAAETVDPARARLDRVLAARVARPGPRVETLRHDGYSVLKACLPPGERRGLAIIDPPFEDRDEFDRLGRAVEEALIRWASGSYLIWYPVKDVLAADDLATRITFALPEHVTALRAELSVVPRGVTAGSALAAGLTTTGLIAINPAWPVEEGLAPLLDWCAQRLARDPARPGHASVTALTRD
- a CDS encoding SDR family NAD(P)-dependent oxidoreductase, translating into MDETQGMAAARPQVAVVTGSGSGVGRAVALAFAARGANVVVNAARSHDAAEETAAMVRAAGGQAVVIMGDIASDEDCRRIAAGAETAFGGIDCLVNNAGTTRFCDHADLEGLSAQDFMDLYAVNVVGSFQMTRACAPALKRSGQGAVVNVSSIAGVAGVGSSVAYAASKGALNTMTLSLARVLGPEIRVNAVCPGFIQGRWLREGMGADRYDAQKAKLERTTPLRRTAEPDDIARAILGLVDMTHVTGETLLVDGGAHLFFTPLVAR